One genomic window of Pseudoxanthomonas sp. includes the following:
- a CDS encoding 2-dehydro-3-deoxy-6-phosphogalactonate aldolase codes for MSAPLPFALPLIAILRGITPAEAPAHLDALVEEGWDAIEIPLNSPDWQESIGAAVRRHGADRWIGGGTVLQATQVDALAGLGARLMVTPNIAPALISHAVRAGLTVAAGFATATEAFAAIDAGAQMLKLFPATTYGPAHVSALRAVLPPVPLLVVGGVTPDNLGTFLAAGAVGAGLGGDLYRPGQPVARTRDQARGFKHAYQEATR; via the coding sequence ATGTCCGCGCCCCTTCCCTTTGCCTTGCCCCTCATCGCCATCCTGCGCGGCATCACGCCAGCAGAGGCGCCCGCGCATCTGGATGCCCTGGTCGAAGAGGGCTGGGACGCCATCGAGATCCCGCTCAATTCGCCCGACTGGCAGGAGAGCATCGGCGCGGCCGTCCGCCGTCACGGTGCGGACCGCTGGATCGGCGGCGGCACGGTGCTGCAGGCCACGCAGGTCGACGCGCTGGCCGGCCTGGGCGCCAGGCTGATGGTCACGCCCAACATCGCGCCGGCGCTGATCAGCCATGCCGTGCGTGCGGGGCTGACCGTGGCGGCCGGTTTCGCCACGGCCACCGAGGCGTTCGCCGCGATCGACGCGGGTGCGCAGATGCTCAAGCTGTTCCCGGCCACGACCTATGGCCCGGCGCATGTCAGTGCCTTGCGCGCAGTGCTGCCGCCGGTACCACTGCTGGTCGTCGGCGGGGTGACGCCCGACAACCTCGGCACGTTCCTGGCCGCCGGCGCGGTCGGCGCCGGACTGGGCGGAGACCTGTATCGCCCCGGCCAGCCGGTCGCGCGCACCCGCGACCAGGCCCGCGGCTTCAAGCATGCCTATCAGGAGGCCACCCGATGA
- the dgoD gene encoding galactonate dehydratase: MKITRLTTYHAAPRWLFLKVETDEGIVGWGEPVIEGRARSVEAAVHELSQYVIGKDPARINDLWQTLYRAGFYRGGAILMSAIAGIDQALWDIKGKALGVPVYELLGGLVRDRMKTYRWVGGDRPADIVAQMRAYMAQGYDTFKLNGCEEMQLIDSPRAVDAAVAKIASIREALGDSVDFGIDFHGRVGVPMAKPLLRALEPFRPLFVEEPVLAEQYEHYARLADSTSIPLAAGERMYSRFEFKHVLAGGGLAMLQPDLSHAGGITECVKIAAMAEAHDVALAPHCPLGPVALAACLQVDFVSHNAVLQEQSIGIHYNQGADLLDYLVNREDFACVDGYIAALPLPGLGVEVNEDMLIRANAQPPDWANPVWRHADGSIAEW; encoded by the coding sequence ATGAAGATCACCCGCCTGACGACCTATCACGCCGCGCCACGCTGGCTGTTCCTCAAGGTGGAAACCGACGAAGGCATCGTTGGCTGGGGCGAGCCGGTGATCGAAGGCCGCGCGCGCAGCGTCGAGGCCGCCGTCCACGAGTTGTCGCAGTACGTGATCGGCAAGGATCCGGCGCGCATCAACGACCTGTGGCAGACCCTGTACCGCGCGGGCTTCTATCGCGGCGGGGCCATCCTGATGAGCGCCATCGCTGGCATCGACCAGGCGCTGTGGGACATCAAGGGCAAGGCGCTGGGCGTGCCGGTGTACGAGTTGCTCGGCGGCCTGGTGCGCGACCGGATGAAGACCTATCGCTGGGTCGGCGGTGATCGTCCTGCGGACATCGTGGCGCAGATGCGTGCATACATGGCCCAGGGTTACGACACCTTCAAGCTCAATGGCTGCGAGGAGATGCAGCTGATCGACAGTCCGCGCGCGGTCGACGCAGCGGTGGCCAAGATCGCCAGCATCCGTGAGGCGCTGGGTGACAGCGTGGATTTTGGCATCGATTTCCATGGGCGCGTCGGCGTGCCGATGGCCAAGCCGCTGCTGCGCGCGCTGGAGCCGTTTCGCCCCTTGTTCGTCGAAGAGCCGGTGCTGGCCGAGCAGTACGAGCACTACGCGCGCCTGGCCGACAGCACTTCGATCCCGCTGGCCGCCGGCGAGCGCATGTATTCGCGCTTCGAGTTCAAGCACGTGCTGGCCGGTGGCGGCCTGGCGATGCTGCAGCCGGACCTGTCTCATGCCGGTGGCATCACCGAGTGCGTCAAGATCGCGGCGATGGCGGAAGCCCACGACGTGGCGCTGGCCCCGCATTGCCCGCTGGGGCCGGTGGCGCTGGCCGCGTGCCTGCAGGTGGACTTCGTCTCGCACAACGCGGTCCTGCAGGAACAGAGCATCGGCATCCACTACAACCAGGGCGCCGACCTGCTGGACTATCTGGTCAATCGCGAGGATTTCGCCTGCGTGGACGGCTACATCGCCGCGCTGCCGCTGCCCGGCCTGGGTGTGGAAGTAAACGAGGACATGCTGATCCGCGCCAATGCGCAGCCGCCGGACTGGGCCAATCCGGTGTGGCGCCATGCCGACGGCAGCATCGCCGAGTGGTAA
- a CDS encoding SMP-30/gluconolactonase/LRE family protein → MNDASHAALVLDSRCTHGEGLLWCDRRQCLFWVDISACRVWRYSPVTGQSHAWSVPDRPGCLGLLDDGRLLVVLAKSVCVADPDATSSQLALEVLTQFEAEQPLTRSNDGRADRHGRFVFGTMDEHAQKAGRGAFYQFSLRHGLRPLALGEVSIPNAICFSPDGRTLYFCDSVTPRILCCDYASDSAGVSNVRVFAQLDQPGAEPDGAIVDAQGGVWNAQWRAWQVVRYGVDGQVDRVLPLPVMHPTCPALGGAALDRLYVVSSQLDHTEQARARGPLAGGLFAAQVDIAGLPEGRVYA, encoded by the coding sequence ATGAACGACGCCTCGCACGCCGCGCTGGTGCTGGACAGCCGTTGCACGCATGGCGAAGGCCTGCTGTGGTGCGACCGTCGCCAATGCCTGTTCTGGGTGGACATCAGCGCCTGCCGCGTCTGGCGCTACAGCCCGGTTACCGGCCAGTCGCATGCCTGGTCGGTACCGGATCGGCCCGGTTGCCTGGGACTGCTGGACGATGGCCGGCTGCTGGTGGTGCTGGCCAAGTCGGTGTGCGTGGCGGACCCGGACGCAACGTCCAGCCAGCTGGCGCTGGAGGTCCTGACGCAGTTTGAAGCCGAACAGCCGCTCACACGCAGCAATGATGGTCGTGCCGACCGCCACGGGCGTTTCGTGTTCGGCACGATGGACGAACATGCGCAGAAGGCCGGGCGCGGCGCGTTCTACCAGTTCTCGTTGCGGCACGGGTTGCGCCCGCTGGCGTTGGGCGAGGTGTCGATCCCCAATGCGATCTGTTTTTCACCGGACGGGCGCACGTTGTATTTCTGCGATTCGGTGACGCCGCGCATCCTGTGCTGCGACTACGCCTCGGACAGTGCCGGCGTGTCCAACGTGCGCGTGTTCGCCCAGCTCGACCAGCCGGGCGCGGAGCCGGACGGCGCCATCGTCGATGCGCAGGGTGGGGTCTGGAACGCGCAATGGCGCGCATGGCAGGTCGTGCGCTATGGCGTCGATGGCCAGGTGGATCGCGTGCTGCCGTTGCCGGTGATGCATCCCACATGTCCTGCACTGGGAGGAGCTGCACTGGACCGGCTGTACGTCGTCAGTTCGCAGCTGGACCACACCGAGCAGGCGCGCGCGCGCGGTCCGCTTGCCGGCGGCCTGTTCGCCGCGCAGGTGGACATCGCCGGCCTGCCCGAAGGGCGGGTGTACGCATGA
- a CDS encoding 2-dehydro-3-deoxygalactonokinase, which produces MIAVDWGSSSLRAWRLDDAGIVLERRRADLGALAPAGTHAAVLAGQLDGWDDARILICGMAGARGGWVEAPYVPCPANAQQIARSLVRPSLDGTGLQGRDVHIVPGVSDRTSHVPDVMRGEETQVMGLLATRPQAALLCLPGTHSKWIACQDGVITGLSTAMTGETYALFRHHSMLARTMPERDGSWDADAFDAGVARSREPGGMLHHLFGLRALALADALAPEQAPAYLSGLLVGHEIGARQPPPGQVIHLIGGSHLVAPYQRALQAFGLVADIHHEDLSAAGLSLLARLAP; this is translated from the coding sequence ATGATCGCGGTGGACTGGGGCAGCAGCAGCCTGCGCGCCTGGCGCCTGGATGATGCAGGCATCGTGCTGGAGCGCCGGCGCGCCGACCTGGGCGCGTTGGCGCCGGCCGGGACGCACGCGGCCGTGCTGGCCGGGCAACTGGACGGATGGGACGACGCACGGATCCTGATCTGCGGCATGGCCGGTGCGCGTGGCGGCTGGGTGGAAGCGCCGTACGTGCCATGCCCGGCCAATGCCCAGCAGATCGCACGGTCGCTGGTGCGTCCATCGCTGGACGGGACTGGGCTTCAGGGCCGCGATGTGCACATCGTGCCCGGGGTCTCGGACCGGACTTCGCACGTGCCCGACGTGATGCGCGGCGAGGAGACGCAGGTGATGGGCTTGCTGGCCACCCGGCCGCAGGCCGCCTTGCTGTGCCTGCCGGGCACGCACAGCAAATGGATCGCGTGCCAGGACGGCGTCATCACCGGGCTGAGCACGGCGATGACCGGCGAGACGTATGCCCTGTTCCGCCACCACAGCATGCTGGCGCGGACCATGCCCGAGCGCGATGGCAGCTGGGATGCGGACGCTTTTGATGCTGGCGTGGCGCGCAGCCGCGAGCCCGGCGGCATGCTGCACCATCTATTCGGCTTGCGTGCGCTGGCGCTGGCCGATGCCCTGGCCCCCGAGCAGGCGCCGGCCTATCTCTCCGGCCTGCTGGTCGGGCATGAGATCGGCGCACGCCAGCCACCGCCCGGACAGGTCATCCACCTGATCGGCGGGAGCCATCTGGTCGCGCCCTACCAGCGCGCGCTGCAGGCCTTTGGCCTGGTCGCCGACATCCACCACGAAGACCTCTCCGCCGCAGGGTTGTCCCTGCTGGCGCGATTGGCGCCCTGA
- a CDS encoding sodium/sugar symporter, which produces MHLSTLDICIVVLYAVFIFSLAQWVSRDKSGSGERSAQDYFLASRSLPWWAIGCSLIAANISAEQIIGMSGSGYVIGLGIASYEWMAALTLILVGKYFLPIFLKNGIYTMPEFLEKRYSPTVRTVMALFWLGVYVFVNLTSILWLGATAVNTVAGVDLDVALVALGVFAGAYALYGGLKAVALTDIVQVSLLMLGGLMITWIALDKVSDGAGVWTGLQVLMERAPDKFHMILSADNPHYKDLPGLSVLLGGLWVMNVSYWGFNQYIIQRALAAKDLAEAQKGIVLAAFLKLLMPLIIVVPGIAAVVLAPDLGRPDAAYPHLMSLLPSGILGVVFSALVAAIIASLGSKINSIATIFTMDIYRPMRPGTSQARLVLIGRIAAAVALVVAVLTARPLLGSFDQAFQFIQEFTGFFTPGICVIFLLGMFWKRTTSAAALIAAVFSAVLSLVLKLVVPELPFMDRVGLTFLACLVVAVVVSLAQRLPPTEYRIDLDGAGFATSRSFNVASLAIVAVLVVLYSVFW; this is translated from the coding sequence ATGCATCTGTCCACACTCGATATCTGCATCGTCGTGCTCTACGCGGTGTTCATTTTTTCACTGGCGCAATGGGTGTCCAGGGACAAGAGCGGCAGCGGCGAACGCAGTGCGCAGGACTACTTCCTGGCCAGTCGGTCGCTGCCGTGGTGGGCCATCGGCTGCTCGCTGATCGCAGCCAACATCTCGGCCGAACAGATCATCGGCATGTCCGGATCGGGGTACGTGATCGGGCTGGGCATCGCCTCCTATGAATGGATGGCAGCGCTGACCCTGATTCTGGTGGGCAAGTATTTCCTGCCGATCTTCCTCAAGAACGGCATCTACACCATGCCCGAGTTTCTGGAGAAGCGGTACAGCCCCACGGTGCGTACGGTGATGGCGCTGTTCTGGTTGGGCGTGTACGTGTTCGTCAACCTCACCTCGATCCTGTGGCTGGGGGCCACCGCGGTCAACACCGTGGCCGGCGTGGACCTGGATGTGGCGCTCGTGGCGCTGGGCGTGTTCGCCGGTGCGTATGCCCTGTACGGCGGGCTCAAAGCCGTGGCCCTGACTGACATCGTGCAGGTCTCGCTGCTGATGCTGGGCGGCCTGATGATTACCTGGATCGCGCTGGACAAGGTGTCCGACGGCGCGGGCGTGTGGACCGGACTCCAGGTGCTGATGGAGCGCGCGCCGGACAAGTTCCACATGATCCTCTCGGCCGACAACCCGCACTACAAGGACCTGCCGGGCCTGTCGGTGCTGCTGGGCGGGCTGTGGGTGATGAACGTGTCCTACTGGGGCTTCAACCAGTACATCATCCAGCGTGCGCTGGCCGCCAAGGACCTGGCCGAGGCGCAGAAGGGCATCGTGCTGGCCGCGTTCCTCAAGCTGCTCATGCCGCTGATCATCGTGGTGCCGGGCATTGCTGCGGTAGTGCTGGCGCCCGACCTGGGGCGGCCGGATGCGGCTTATCCGCACCTGATGAGCCTGCTGCCTTCCGGCATCCTGGGCGTGGTGTTCTCGGCGCTGGTCGCCGCGATCATTGCCTCGCTGGGGTCCAAGATCAATTCGATCGCCACCATCTTCACCATGGACATCTACCGGCCCATGCGCCCGGGAACCAGCCAGGCGCGCCTGGTACTGATCGGCCGCATCGCCGCGGCGGTGGCGCTGGTGGTGGCGGTGCTGACGGCGCGTCCGCTGCTGGGCAGCTTCGATCAGGCGTTCCAGTTCATCCAGGAATTCACCGGCTTCTTCACCCCCGGCATCTGCGTGATCTTCCTGCTGGGCATGTTCTGGAAGCGCACCACCTCGGCCGCCGCCCTGATCGCCGCGGTGTTCTCCGCGGTGCTGTCGCTGGTGCTCAAGCTGGTGGTGCCGGAGTTGCCGTTCATGGACCGCGTCGGATTGACCTTCCTCGCATGTCTGGTGGTCGCGGTGGTGGTGAGCTTGGCCCAGCGCCTGCCGCCGACCGAGTACCGCATCGATCTGGATGGCGCAGGCTTCGCCACCAGCCGTTCTTTCAACGTCGCCTCGCTGGCCATCGTCGCGGTGCTGGTCGTGCTGTATTCGGTCTTCTGGTAG
- a CDS encoding tyrosine-type recombinase/integrase, with amino-acid sequence MARVTLFWRGDAAYLNWREGGQRFRPSIGKLGKREAEEIRAAKEAELTHGVRILARLPTVRAYLRWYLDWYEAEHPTTAGKARSEVKRFIQKFGHRPIDTLRPMEIEGYKRDRLIGDKAAPETVGKEIRRLQAAFRRGVEWKELDMNPMEATKAPRGVRSVAVRFYDRAAMRKLYRANPDRAPLWLFLAHTGLRRGEVVRLRKSAVVNGRLQVESEPDETGAGRTKSGRWREVPLNRYARWALRRLPDPITSVHMDTVSNWFRNDAAKAKIGGSLHRLRHTFCAHMVIGGVPLRRVQILAGHADYATTEKYYAHLTPEGDDGAVRKLRF; translated from the coding sequence ATGGCAAGGGTCACCCTCTTTTGGCGCGGCGACGCCGCCTATCTCAACTGGCGCGAAGGCGGCCAGCGGTTTCGCCCCTCAATCGGCAAGCTCGGCAAACGAGAAGCTGAGGAAATACGAGCAGCGAAAGAAGCGGAGCTGACCCACGGCGTTCGCATCCTGGCGCGCCTTCCGACCGTGCGCGCCTACCTGCGATGGTATCTGGACTGGTACGAGGCCGAGCATCCGACCACCGCCGGCAAGGCCAGGAGCGAGGTCAAGCGCTTCATCCAGAAGTTCGGGCACCGGCCGATCGACACGCTGCGACCGATGGAGATCGAAGGCTACAAGCGCGACCGGCTGATTGGCGACAAGGCGGCGCCCGAGACCGTAGGCAAAGAGATCCGTCGCTTGCAGGCAGCCTTTCGCCGCGGCGTGGAATGGAAGGAACTGGACATGAACCCCATGGAGGCCACCAAGGCTCCGCGCGGGGTCCGCAGTGTTGCCGTGCGGTTCTATGACCGTGCCGCGATGCGCAAGCTCTACCGGGCCAATCCTGACCGGGCGCCCTTGTGGCTATTCCTGGCCCACACCGGCCTACGGCGCGGCGAGGTTGTCCGCCTGAGAAAATCGGCCGTGGTGAACGGTCGGCTGCAGGTCGAAAGCGAACCCGACGAGACGGGCGCGGGCCGCACCAAGTCAGGCCGATGGCGCGAGGTGCCGCTGAACCGCTACGCCCGCTGGGCGCTGCGCCGGCTCCCCGACCCGATCACCAGCGTCCACATGGACACCGTATCGAACTGGTTCCGGAACGATGCGGCCAAGGCCAAGATTGGAGGCAGCCTGCACCGCCTACGGCACACATTCTGCGCCCACATGGTCATCGGAGGCGTGCCGCTGCGACGGGTGCAGATCCTGGCCGGCCATGCCGATTACGCCACGACGGAGAAGTATTACGCCCACCTGACACCCGAAGGCGACGACGGCGCGGTGCGGAAGCTCAGGTTCTAA
- a CDS encoding DUF4031 domain-containing protein — protein MAVYVDNMRAPFGRMIMCHMLADTRQELDAMADRIGVARKWIQKAGTVQEHYDIALSARAKAVAAGAVEIDLRETGHIVKRRREAMTRHPENEGERDGCS, from the coding sequence ATGGCGGTCTACGTGGACAACATGCGCGCTCCCTTCGGCAGGATGATCATGTGCCACATGCTGGCAGACACGCGACAGGAGTTGGACGCCATGGCAGACAGGATCGGCGTGGCGCGCAAGTGGATTCAGAAGGCCGGCACGGTACAGGAGCACTACGACATCGCGCTGTCTGCGCGAGCCAAGGCGGTAGCTGCCGGCGCTGTCGAGATTGATCTACGCGAGACGGGCCATATCGTGAAGCGCCGTCGGGAAGCCATGACCCGCCACCCCGAGAACGAAGGAGAGCGCGATGGGTGCAGCTGA